GGGACACACGATCCTTTCCTCCTCGGTAGCCCTCACTTCTGTTCTTGCCAGAAGAACCCAATCCTGCATTTATGCAGCGGACGGCCAGCGCTCGAGCTCCCAGAGAGAGGTTCTCATGCCCCTTTGGTCTAAACTGGACACAGCAACAATCCCGCTTTCCTTTACCGCTGATTGTTCTGGGGGCGTCTGGGACCCtaagaggcagaaaagaaaaaaaaaaaaaagaaaaagaaaccccaaaacaTGTGGAAACCTCAtgttctccccaccccttccttcccgTCTGGGGTGTTGGGTGTCGTGCCCAGAACTCTGGTAGCTATTTTGTAACCAGGAGGCCACCAGCACGTGGGTTAAAGGAAACAGGAGGTGAGGCCATCGCACCGGCTCCGACCGTTTCTTCTGTGACCCCGCTAAATGCGTTACTATTGAGCACCTCTAAGACAGACATTTCTCGTATCTCAAACCACTTGTCTGGAGATAGCGACAGGATTTCAGCCCGAGTAGGCATTACTTCACACAGGCATATTTATTCCTTTCCAACCAAGCTGAACCGATGTGCGTTTCATCCCTCGTCCCGTAAACACTGTCAGCAGACGGGGCAGGTGGACCGGAGCCCGAGGGCATCACCGCCAGATGGCAGAGGAGGTCGGAAGCTGCCCACGGGCCCCGAGGATTGCAGAGGCCACATGCAAGCAGGAGATGATCTGGTGAGATGCTGTGTCCTGGGGCGGGTGGCGTGGCTTCGAGACGGTGGACTCTTCCTGGGGACCCCTACCACGCCCCAGGTGGGCTCCGCGGGCCTCTGGGAATCCTGAGGCTCCCATTCAGGAGGCCACGTGGCTGTGCCAGCTTCTCTTGGGACACCTGCTCGGGTAGTCTCCACATGACAGGCTCGATTCCGAGGGCAGGCATGGGAGGGACCACGTGGAGAGACGGAGGTGGAGACCGCAACAGAGAGATACAGACGGGGAGgcccacagaggcagagggacagaggggcagagagcgatggagagaaagagacagagagatagagccgcacacagacacacagagacacagggcGCACCCCCTGTGGTGGCCGCCTGCTGTCCAGCCGTCCAGCCCAGCCAGGGCCTGACCTGCGTGTGGCAGGTCCTTCAGGGCCACACTCTACCCTCTGCAGCCTGGTCTTGGCCGCCGCGCCGAGGGCTCTTGGGCCTGACGGCTGGAAAGTGCGGAGGCTGCCCCTGCTGAACGGGGGCCTTTGGGCCTTGCATCTCGGGGGGCTGCTGGGTCTGCCGCAGAGAGACAGACGTCATCTCGGGCTGCGGGGAGTGCGTGGGTCTGGCCGAGCCAAGAAAACAGCCCCATCGCCCTGCCCTCCACCCTCAGCTTGCCCTCCCGGCATCTAGAAGCCTCTCTGGGGAGGGCAAGGCAGGTGAGAGAGCCAGAGGGATGTCTACCACCAAAGTCAACCGAGCTCGAACCACCAACCGGACTTCTCCGTGGTCACCCACCCCGCCTCCAAACCCACCGAAATTCTCAAATGGAAGCCACAGGCTTGTACCATTTTGCACGATTCTGAACCTGGCGAAGAGGTCCCTGCTGATTTCTCCTGGGCCCAGGTaggcccggggcgggggtgggcatgCCAGGGGGTCTGCACGCACAGGGAAGTCCCTGGGCCCTTTCCGCAAGGGGTCTTTCATTCCAAGCTTCCGCACCCAGTGAAGGGCTCAGGCCAGGCCCCCTAGGCTATCTCCCACCTGAGGAGGCCGGTCTGGACACCAGCACAACAGACGGACCTGGATGGGATGGACGGGACGGGGGTGTCAGGCTCCTCGCcgttgcccccacccccagcccagcaggcAGAGGCTTGAAGGCGGCTTTAGTCCCAGGAGGTGAAGGCCCTGCCTCCTTTGTTCACCCACGTCTACCTGGCTGCCTGGACACCTTAGGTACAGGAGCGAGCCCTGGAGACACATACGTTAGGACTCGGCACCCGTGCCCCTGAAATTACCACCCAAACTGGCTgcctcagtttattttaaaaacctagaaCATTCTAGTAAGAACTGTATCTATTTAGAGTGTCGGGCACAGCGATGGGAGACACAGGTGCCGGGACCTGATGGCTGGAGGCAGCTCCGGACCCGCCTCCTCCCCACCGGTTCCCGAGTGCGTGAGCGGTGAGTGTTCCATGCGGGACCGTGGCTGGTCCTGTGCCACGCAGGTCCTCCTGCGTGACTGTGCCATGTGCGCTGCGACCCACCGCCCCAGCTCCCTGGTCTCCTGGGCTCGCTCCTGCCTCTCCAGACGCCCCCGTGCAGGAGCCCACACAGGGACATCACGGGGAGGAAGCTGGGATCTCCGAAGTCCGAGTGTGGCGAGCCTGTGTTGGCTGCCACACTTTACCGCGGCCGGAACCCGGGCTTGTAGGGACCGTTGGCGGGAAGCTGGGGACTGAGGATAGATGGGCAGCGGGAAAGGGCCACAGAGAAGGCAGGGATGCAGGCGCCGtgcggggcagggcagggcgcaGGCTGGAAACGGGTGCCTGCGGCCCGGTCTGCACCAAGCGGGCGGGTGGGCGAGGTGTTTCCACCATCTGTGCCATGGGGCTGCCTTCCCAGCCGGGGGACACTGATGGGAGCGCGGCCCTTAAACGTGCATCTGGGGAAGGCCAGCTCCAGGCCCTGAAACTGCAGACACGGTGATTACGCTGAGGGAGTCACGCCGACAGCCTTGTCTTCCGTGGGTGCTGGCTTTGCTCACGCTCCCAGCGATGATTTCAAACGTGTCCCCCCTGATGATCCCCGGCTGTTGGCCGATGCGGTCTCTGCCGACGGTTCACCGGTTCTTCCGTTTCTCCGCTTTCCTGGGTCCGTGCAACCAGGAGACAGGAGGCCGAGGCGTGGGGCAGGGACTGGCCtagagcagggggtggggtggcgggtgCTGTGCCAGCCCCAGGCTGGTGGCCCCACAGCCTCCGAGGCAGCCGCCGCCCGGCCTCACTCAGGCATGGGGCGCAGGCAGGAGAGCCTCCCACAAAATTCCCAAACGTGTCCCTAAGGAGGTGCCACGTCAACTTCATGTGAATTTTTAACCCAAGAATCATCTCGTCCCCCATTTAGACCATTTCCAACCCCCTCTCCGCCAACCAGGGAGGAAGTTAAGGGAAAACAAGCCCTTCGTGTGCTTTTACCCCGGAAaatttcccctcttcttccctgGGAGGCGGGGCCCGGGGTCTGTCCCTGCCGCTGAGCCGGGTCTCCCCGTGAGCGCggcctcctctcttccttccaacGCAGCGCCCTGAAGTCAGGACTCAGGGGGAGGCCAGCCGGCTCCAGGGGCCCCAGAAGGACCAGGTTTGGCCCCTCGACGGTGACAGCATCGGAAGGCAGAGACAGGTGGAGGTGGGATTAGAAAGTGATTTATTGCAGCGAGGACGACCCGGGAAGACAGCGGGCCCACACCTCCAAGACCCCATCCCACCgccaggaaggcaggaagatgTGGGGAGGGTCGGTGGGTGCCCGGCGTGGGGCAGGGCAGCTCAGGCGGATGACCGCCGGGGTCTTGCTGGCTCAGTGCAGTCCCTGCTGCTTGAGGGCGAAGTTCGGTTCCCAGCAGGGGAGGCTTTGCCTATGAGGCCTTTCGGTTGAGTTCCTGGTGCGCCCGAATGAAAAATTAATCAGAAAGTGCAGGCCGAGGTCAGAAGGGAGGCAGTGAAGCCTCTTTCATTCTGGGCATCTTCACGGTTGAGACTCCACCTGCCACCACAGTGTCCCTTTCGGGAGGCACTTTGGCCACGGGTGTACCTCCACGGCGCAGGCGCGGGCCCGTCGCTGAGCTTGCCTTGGATCGTCCCTGCAGACACATGCGGGCTGCAAGGGTACCCATGGAGCACGCGTGGCTCTCTGTGAGCCTCCGGGACAGGGAGGGCATCTCCATGTGCCCAGCAGAGACAAGAATGCGCCGTGGCACTACCCCTGGGGCCAAGGGCCTGCACAAGCCCAGACACGGGAAGATGCTGACATCAGCGACACGGACACATTACAACACGGCGGCTGGCCGGTTGGCCTGAAACGGGGCAcgccccctctctcactgtgtccgtGGGCGGCAGTCTGGGCGCGGCTCGGCTGGGCGCCCCCAGACAaagtgggggctggggctgcggtCACATCCGAGCCACCCCCGCCTGCCCCCTCACTCGGGCCTGCGGGCCGCTGGGTTCCGGTGCCGTCAGACAGAGGCGTCCTCCCACGACCACGTGCTTCCTCAAGCCAGCTGCGGGGCCGGGTCTGCCCGAGACACTGTCACACGCTTATGGGACATAATCACACACATGGTGTCACCTCTGCCTCATTCCCGTGAATCTCAGGACTCACCTTGACGTCTGTCTGCCACGATGCCCTGGCAGATGTTCCAATTTTAAAAAGCGAGAGAGTAGGAACATGGCCCAGATGGATCACAGACCATGAAGACGGTGTGCTGTCATGCTCATGTGGTCAGGGCTCCGGGCTGCTTCCAGCCTCGGCACTTAGGTCGGGAGGGGGACATCAAGCGGCACTTCAGGTCCACAGGGTCAAGAGATGGATGTGACCTCTCCCGGTCTCCGTCCCCAGCATCCCCTGATTTGGGGAGCCAGCAGGGATAGGTCTTGGGTCCACAGACCCTGCGTGGAGGAGATCCACGGACAATGGCACTCACGCCCCACCTCGCTTAGCTGGGCAGGTTTTAGGATTTCTTTAAGATGACAGCTGGCACCGGCTTCCATGATACGCGTGGCTTCGTACATCCTCTGAAGCGCGCGTGGGCAGGGATGTAGATGCCGATCTGGACGGTCCTTTCTCACCATCAGGTGGCAGAGCGCCTcagctccttcctcctgcccaaCGCAGTGCTCCAAGACTTAGACACACACAGTAAACGTGCATGGTCTCTCGTGGTTTCTGGGGTTCAGCAACGTGGGAGCAGCTGGCTGGGGGTCTGGGttgtggtctcatctgaaggtAGGAGGAGTGGCTCCCGCACACAGTGGGCTGGTGGCTTCTCTCTGTGTGAGGCCCTCCACGGGGCTGGGCGCACCTGCCGGGGGTGGTGGCAGGACAGCCTTTTCACTCCCAGTCAGGTCTGCAACATCCTGTTGTGACACGGGTCAGTGCTGCTCAGTGTGGGGGGGACCACACAGAGCACAAGAACCAGATGGAGGGGAGGCTGGTGCCGCGGGGGGAGTCCCGTGATGAGATCCTTGGCGTAGGGCACGGAAGCCTGAGTTTAAACCAGATGAGCCGGCCAACGTGGCAAGTGCAAAGGTAAGTGGCCCAGATGAGAGCAGAGGGACAGCGGGACCACGATGGGCCAGTGCGGGGGACAGGTCCATACGGACTGCCGGGGACATGCCAGGGGCACAGCAGACTCGGGGAGGCTCAGCAAGGGCCAGAGATGGCTCTGCAGGAGCAGAAGTGGGGGCCTAGGCAGCCGCACACACGCCCTCGGCCCACGAAGCCACTAAGAACCGACATTCCCTGTCCTCACGGGAGCTGGAGCCGAATCAGGGCCCGTCTGCGGCGAGAACGCACGGGGCTCAGGCAGCCCGCTTGGTGGCAAAGAGGCCCCAACAGCATGACCCAAGGAGCAGGCCACCCGGTCCCCTGAGCCTGCCGCCTGCCgcctgccgcctgcctctctccacGGGCCCAGCTCCCACAGGGTACTCTGCACTCCTATCCCCGCTGGTTATCCAGAGAGTAAAAGCCGCACCCCGTGTGTGCCCACCCTCGGGCCGTGCCCGGTCGTGTGACATCAAGGATGGCACGCCTGTCTACCTGCTTTCACCCACGTCCCTTCGGGCCAGGTCATCGGGTGGATCTCAGGAAGCCCTCCAGCTTGCAGACGCCAAGGCCTGCCACCCGCTCCGGGACCCCTCACCCTGCGACACTGTCCTGACCCTGTCTATGCCGGCACGAGTGTGCCCTGGAGGAAGCTGCAGCAGGGGCTGTGTTTCCTGGGGCCGGCCGGCCCCTGCCCTCCCCGTGCTGTGCTCACCAATCCTTCCCACCCTTGCCCGGAACACACCCGGACGACCTTGGAGCCCTGGACCGCAGCCCGGCCGGAAGTTCAGCATCAGCTTCTGACGGTGGGTGGGGATGTGCGGGTGCCCCTCTGCTGTCACGACCAACTGCCCGCTCTAAGCAGGGGAGCTCAAGAGAGGGGGCTCCTACACCCCCATGCCCCAAACCCACAGCCCAGCCCTCTTCCGGGCTGCAGGCGCTCCCACGGATGCTACTGGGGTGGTTATTCCATCTCCGCATATCAGTACGGACGACCGGGTGCATCGCTGTCTCatttctcccccagccccccagcaacCTTCTGTCTTGGCctccagaagcaggcagaggactGGGCTGCTCAGGGGATGACGTTCAGCCAGGGAAACGGTGCCCCCAGTCCTGGGACCTGCGCGCTAGCACGGCTCCTCTCTGCGCACTGTGGGTCGTCCCCGGAGTGTCTGATTTTTGTCTGCTCGTCCTCGGTCAGGGGTCCTTGGGAATCGGGGTGACGTGGGATCATCTCAGTCCgtgtttcctgccaagcagggatttTCTCATGCTGGGAACAGAATGGGACCCGGAATCCACGCATGAGAAAGCCATTCCCAGGGCCCCTGCTCTTGGTTTCTGGCCAGGAACCCTTCTTGCGCCGTGTGTCCAGCTTCTGCTCTCGAGGTTTGAAAGACACACGGAGTGCTGGGTGTCTGGACACAGCTCAGGGTGTCCACACCACTTCCCAGCCTGGGGTGTCCACAGCCACCGTGAACCGGGGCACCGGTGCCTGGTGACCAGGGAGGAGGGTGTTCCCGGGGCCCGCTCACAACTTCTACCCTGGAGCTCCGGCCCGTCCTCCGTGGAGGGGCGCACAGCCAGGGGCAGCCAGCACTCGGGGCGTCCGTGGCTCAGGCCCGCCAGCAACCGCACGGACATCCTGGCCCGTGGGCGGCATCTTGCTTTACATGTGACAGAGTCGCCAGATACGGCATTTAGAAGTGTGTCTCATGCTGTGTCTGGGATACACTTACACTAGAGTTACTCATTGTGTGTCTGAGATTGGACTTCAAAAGAGCCATCTGTGTATAACCTGACTTCCCTAATCACGAGGGCTTTGAATCTGGGTTCTGTGATCTAATGCCCCAAGACTCAGTTTTGCCACCTTTGAGATGGACAGGACAGCCCCCCATCTCTGAGCGGTCACGGGGATAACATCGGGGCTGCCTGAGAAGCCCCCGGCTGAGTCTGGGGTCCTGGCGCGAGCGTGCCGCCACTCTCAGTGGCCAGGAGAGGAACTGAGGTGGCCCAGGATGGCTTGTTGTGGTGCTGGTGACAAAGGTGGCCACTTAAACTGGAATTCCCAACCAGGGACTTCTGCTTGGCACACAAGACCTCCGTGGGCTTGGGACGTTCATGTCATCCTCACCACCATGGGCTGTGGGTGTGGACAGGCCGGGGAGGGCGGCTGAGCAGAGCTGGGGTCCCACGAGAGCCGCTCTGTCACCACCCCCCAGGGGCCCTGTCCCTCTGGACCCTgtaggtgggagtggggggtcaCCTTCCTGTTGGTCTCATGATGCTCTATGAACAGCTGCCGGTGGCGGCGATGCTGAATCCTTAGACAGCCGGCCACCGCCAGACACTCTCTGCGCTCACGATGCCAGGGGCCCTGCGTCCCCGGCATCCTGGGGTGGCCCGGCCAGGGAACTCACCCCTGTGCCATGGCTGGCAGGTGGCCTCCCCGTGCCCTGCAAACCTGTGTGGTCAGCATGAGGCACCTCTGCTTCTGGGAGATGCTGCCTTTCTATCGGGAGATCCCAGAAGGCTGGCTTTTCCGGAGCCTTCTAGTTACCATGGTGACAGATCAGCCAGGGATGAGCCCTCAGCTGGCTGACAAGATGTCACGGGCACCACAGGCTCAAGGCTGGCCCCACTTCAGGGAGCGTGTGTGACTTGGTGCctggagggcgggggtggggaagatcGCCGCCCAGCACCCGCCCCACATCTGGCTGTACCTCCGGGTCGCAGGCTGGGGTTCCCCGGACCCGTAGCAGGCCCTGCAGGGGGGCAGCTTAGTGCAGTCAAAACCCACCCAGTGGACTGGGGAGGAGCCTGGGGCAGAGAGGGCGGAGCCAGGCCCTTGACCCGCTTCCCTCCGGGATTCCGGACCGGCCGCTCAGTCAGGACTTCAGTCCTTCGGGAGCTGATGGACTCGCGTGTCCTGCCagctcccgcctccctcccccctccttgtGGGGCTGCAGCGGCCCTGCTCTTCTTCGCGGCTCCTGGAACTCAGCCTCCCTGCTTTGACTTCCTGCCACTGGGGGATTAGTAATGTTTATCTAGTGGTTTTATTGATCAGTTAGAAGAGAAGATGCTTGTTGAGACGTGAGCCCGGTCACCGCTGACCCGCATGCGTGTGGGGGCCAGACCCTCGGAGGTCGCCACCACGAGCCCCTGCGCCTGAGGGGAGCGAGTGCCCGGCCCCGGGAGGGAGGCCCGTGCCCCAGGGACCCCGAGGGGAGCGAGGCCCGAGTCCCCTGAGAAGCCGACCTCCTGCGTGGGGCGGCTTCGGTTAGGAGGAGGTGAGAGGCAGGGGCCCGGGGAGCGGCAAGCTGAAGGGTCTCAGCGTTCCAACTGTCTGGGGATGCTTCCCACTGACCAGC
The DNA window shown above is from Mustela erminea isolate mMusErm1 chromosome 12, mMusErm1.Pri, whole genome shotgun sequence and carries:
- the LOC116570937 gene encoding uncharacterized protein LOC116570937 codes for the protein MQRTASARAPRERFSCPFGLNWTQQQSRFPLPLIVLGASGTLRGRKEKKKKEKETPKHVETSCSPHPFLPVWGVGCRAQNSGSYFVTRRPPARGLKETGGEAIAPAPTVSSVTPLNALLLSTSKTDISRISNHLSGDSDRISARVGITSHRHIYSFPTKLNRCAFHPSSRKHCQQTGQVDRSPRASPPDGRGGRKLPTGPEDCRGHMQAGDDLRPEVRTQGEASRLQGPQKDQVWPLDGDSIGRQRQVEVGLESDLLQRGRPGKTAGPHLQDPIPPPGRQEDVGRVGGCPAWGRAAQADDRRGLAGSVQSLLLEGEVRFPAGEALPMRPFG